One genomic window of Gracilinema caldarium DSM 7334 includes the following:
- a CDS encoding ABC-F family ATP-binding cassette domain-containing protein: MAFVQFTRVSLAFGDRDILKDVSLNLSAGSRAALAGANGSGKSTLMKVIAGQIQPDSGERAVQRECRLSYLPQSGIVHSGRTLREEAETAYVSIQQLISRMEALGTQLEQVKDDTKKTTQLLEEYHVLHEAIEASGYYQRSQRIAMVLTGLGFSEDDLDRPVDEFSGGWQMRIALAKVLLEAPDILLLDEPTNYLDIEARTWLEEWLKDFKGGYLLVSHDRYFLDVTVNEVYELFQGNLKRYAGNYSNYEQIRKVELESLLARYEAQQEEIAKTEDFIRRFRYNASKAAMVQDRVKRLEKMERIEIPESLKRIHFSFPPPPHSGRLVLILQGLGKKYGSRQALYGVDLVVEAGEKLLVVGRNGAGKSTLLRILAGIDQDYEGQLSLGTGVAVGYFSQDVAETLTGSQSVLETLEAEAPLELIPKLRDMLGAFLFRGDDVYKAVSVLSGGEKSRLSLLRLLLYPVNLLILDEPTNHLDLHSKDVLLDALKSYPGTVVFVSHDRAFMEALSTKTLELNQGRPRLFYGNYTYYLERLAGESAGGAENPGSSAGSSTGSSPRAGNRAGTGSVAGHGSNTAQSSATGGAGLSAADYREAEKKRQAQIRRLERQEADLLAQLEQCETEKARLEEALASPEIYADGTKVRDIQSKLDGILRKIDELTIQWEQVAQELETVRQG, encoded by the coding sequence ATGGCCTTTGTACAATTTACCCGAGTCTCCCTTGCTTTTGGTGATCGGGATATCCTCAAGGATGTATCTCTTAACCTGTCTGCAGGGAGCCGAGCAGCCCTTGCCGGAGCAAATGGGTCAGGAAAGTCTACATTGATGAAGGTGATTGCCGGCCAGATACAACCTGACTCTGGAGAACGGGCCGTACAACGGGAGTGCAGGCTTTCATACCTCCCCCAATCGGGTATAGTTCACTCAGGCCGAACTCTGCGAGAAGAAGCTGAGACTGCCTATGTGAGCATCCAACAGCTTATTTCCCGGATGGAAGCCCTCGGTACTCAGCTAGAACAGGTTAAAGATGACACGAAAAAGACTACCCAGCTCCTTGAAGAATACCATGTCCTTCATGAGGCGATAGAAGCTTCTGGGTATTATCAGCGATCCCAGCGTATTGCCATGGTACTTACAGGTCTCGGCTTTTCCGAAGATGACCTGGACCGTCCGGTGGATGAATTCTCCGGGGGCTGGCAGATGCGTATTGCTCTGGCCAAGGTCCTTCTGGAAGCACCGGATATTCTGTTACTAGACGAACCTACTAACTACCTCGATATCGAAGCCCGTACCTGGCTTGAAGAATGGCTTAAAGATTTTAAAGGTGGATACCTGCTGGTATCCCACGACCGGTATTTTCTTGATGTAACGGTAAACGAAGTCTATGAATTATTTCAGGGAAACCTGAAGCGCTATGCAGGCAACTATTCCAATTATGAACAAATCCGCAAAGTGGAACTGGAAAGCCTTCTTGCGCGTTATGAAGCCCAGCAGGAAGAGATAGCAAAAACCGAAGACTTCATCCGTCGGTTCCGTTATAATGCCTCAAAGGCCGCCATGGTCCAGGATCGGGTAAAGCGGCTTGAAAAAATGGAACGGATCGAGATTCCGGAGTCGCTGAAACGGATACACTTCTCCTTTCCGCCGCCGCCCCATTCCGGCCGGCTTGTGCTGATCCTCCAGGGTCTCGGCAAAAAGTACGGCAGCCGCCAGGCCTTATATGGCGTAGACCTCGTTGTAGAGGCAGGGGAAAAGCTTCTCGTGGTCGGCCGGAATGGGGCCGGTAAATCGACCCTGCTCCGTATACTTGCGGGTATTGATCAGGATTATGAGGGTCAGCTCTCTCTCGGTACCGGTGTAGCGGTGGGCTATTTTTCCCAGGATGTGGCCGAAACCTTGACCGGTTCCCAATCGGTGCTGGAAACCCTCGAAGCCGAGGCTCCCCTGGAACTTATTCCCAAACTGCGGGATATGCTGGGTGCCTTTCTTTTCCGGGGCGATGATGTTTATAAGGCCGTTTCGGTTCTTTCAGGAGGCGAAAAGAGCCGCCTCTCCCTGCTCAGGCTCCTCCTGTATCCGGTGAACCTCCTCATCCTCGACGAACCAACCAACCACCTGGACCTCCATTCCAAGGATGTCCTCCTGGATGCACTGAAATCATACCCCGGGACGGTGGTCTTTGTTTCCCACGATCGGGCCTTTATGGAGGCCCTATCCACAAAAACCCTCGAGCTGAATCAGGGCCGGCCCCGGCTTTTCTATGGGAACTATACATACTATCTGGAACGGCTTGCAGGGGAGTCAGCGGGAGGAGCAGAAAACCCAGGAAGCTCCGCAGGTTCATCAACAGGATCATCTCCTAGAGCCGGCAATAGGGCGGGCACTGGATCTGTCGCTGGCCACGGCTCCAATACTGCCCAGAGCAGTGCTACAGGGGGAGCTGGGCTCAGTGCGGCGGACTACCGGGAGGCAGAAAAAAAGCGGCAAGCTCAAATAAGGCGCCTCGAACGGCAGGAAGCAGATCTGCTTGCCCAGCTTGAACAATGTGAAACAGAAAAGGCTCGCCTCGAGGAAGCCCTGGCGAGCCCCGAAATTTATGCGGATGGTACAAAAGTACGGGATATCCAGAGCAAGTTAGATGGTATACTACGAAAGATTGATGAACTGACAATCCAATGGGAACAGGTTGCCCAGGAACTGGAAACGGTTCGACAGGGCTAA
- the galE gene encoding UDP-glucose 4-epimerase GalE, producing MKILVIGGAGYIGSHVCREFLDQGHQVTVFDNLSSGLEENLFPEEDFIKGDILDAPALEKAMSRGFDALIHLAAFKAAGESMLKPEKYSVNNITGTINILNGAVATGITYVVFSSSAATYGEPKYLPIDEDHPTEPENYYGFTKLEIERFLKWYDKLKGLKFAALRYFNAAGYDVKGRITGLERNPANLLPVVMEAAVGMRSEVQVFGNDYDTIDGTGVRDYIHVNDLAVGHVAALDYLARTNQSLTVNLGSESGLSVLQIIDAARKITGRPIPARIVGRRPGDPAKLTASAKRAKELLGWTAQYSDVETLVRTSWDVYRNKAGL from the coding sequence ATGAAGATTCTGGTTATTGGTGGTGCCGGCTATATCGGCAGTCATGTATGTCGGGAGTTTCTGGATCAGGGACACCAGGTAACGGTATTTGATAACCTTTCCAGCGGACTCGAAGAAAACCTCTTCCCCGAGGAGGATTTCATCAAGGGTGATATTCTGGATGCCCCAGCCCTGGAAAAGGCCATGTCCCGGGGCTTCGATGCTCTCATCCATTTAGCAGCCTTTAAGGCCGCCGGTGAGTCCATGCTTAAGCCTGAAAAGTATTCGGTTAACAATATTACCGGGACCATCAATATACTGAATGGGGCTGTTGCTACCGGCATTACGTATGTGGTGTTTTCTTCCTCTGCGGCTACCTACGGAGAGCCCAAATATCTTCCTATTGATGAGGATCACCCCACGGAGCCTGAAAATTACTATGGTTTTACGAAGCTTGAAATTGAACGGTTCCTGAAGTGGTATGATAAGCTTAAGGGTCTGAAATTTGCAGCCCTCCGGTATTTTAATGCGGCCGGTTATGATGTGAAGGGCCGGATTACGGGCCTTGAACGGAACCCGGCAAACCTGCTCCCCGTGGTGATGGAAGCCGCTGTGGGGATGCGGAGCGAGGTTCAGGTCTTCGGTAACGATTATGACACCATCGATGGTACAGGGGTCCGGGACTACATTCATGTCAATGACCTGGCGGTGGGCCATGTGGCAGCATTGGATTACCTCGCACGAACGAACCAGAGCCTCACGGTAAACCTGGGCAGTGAAAGCGGACTTTCGGTGCTCCAGATTATCGATGCGGCCCGTAAGATTACCGGCCGGCCGATCCCGGCACGGATTGTGGGCCGCCGTCCCGGGGACCCGGCCAAGCTCACCGCCTCAGCGAAGCGAGCTAAAGAACTCTTAGGCTGGACTGCCCAGTATTCGGATGTGGAAACCCTGGTCCGAACAAGCTGGGACGTATACCGGAACAAGGCTGGTTTATAA
- a CDS encoding M20 family metallo-hydrolase produces MLEKIYSYIDGSTATLVELETELCKRPALSPDSGGVGELEKVEFLQSWLKAHGIQNLERHDAPDSRAKGGIRPNLIATIPGKSDTKRLWIMSHTDVVPPGELSLWNNDPWQVVVKDGRLIGRGVEDNQQGLTSSVLAALALVSQGITPPHTVKLLFVADEEMGSEYGIQWLLANRNLFRPDDMVVIPDGGDERGETIEVAEKNLLWLKIKTSGKQCHGSRPDQGANAHLAACELAVRLHDELPLRFNAHDRLFDPDYSTFEPTKHEANVPNVNTIPGDDVFYMDMRVLPQYPLKDVLAEVERIMAEVSAKRGVQMSYEALQRVESKATRPDAPLVQFLSQAVKQVYGVETRPIGIGGGTVGAYLRNVGIDSVVWGRLHESAHQPNEYALIENIIGDAKVMATLMMEQR; encoded by the coding sequence ATGTTAGAAAAAATATATTCCTATATTGACGGAAGCACCGCCACGTTGGTAGAGCTGGAAACCGAACTTTGTAAGCGTCCAGCCCTGTCCCCCGATTCTGGCGGGGTAGGGGAGCTTGAAAAGGTAGAGTTTCTCCAGTCCTGGCTTAAGGCCCATGGCATACAGAATCTAGAGCGGCATGATGCGCCGGATAGCCGGGCCAAGGGCGGTATTCGCCCTAATCTGATTGCTACCATCCCCGGAAAATCCGACACCAAGCGGCTTTGGATTATGAGCCATACCGACGTGGTTCCCCCGGGGGAGCTGTCACTCTGGAATAATGATCCCTGGCAGGTGGTGGTTAAGGATGGCCGCCTCATTGGCCGCGGTGTGGAAGATAACCAGCAGGGCCTTACCTCATCGGTACTGGCCGCCCTTGCCCTGGTCAGTCAGGGGATTACACCGCCCCATACGGTAAAGCTCCTCTTTGTGGCCGATGAGGAAATGGGCAGTGAATACGGCATCCAGTGGCTTTTGGCCAACCGCAACCTGTTCAGGCCTGATGATATGGTGGTAATTCCCGACGGAGGCGATGAAAGGGGCGAAACCATCGAAGTAGCCGAGAAGAACCTCCTCTGGCTTAAGATAAAAACCTCAGGCAAGCAGTGCCATGGCTCCCGGCCTGATCAGGGAGCTAATGCCCATCTGGCGGCCTGCGAACTGGCGGTCCGTCTCCATGACGAATTGCCGCTCCGCTTTAATGCCCATGACAGGCTGTTTGATCCCGATTATTCCACCTTTGAACCGACCAAGCATGAAGCCAATGTGCCCAATGTAAACACCATCCCCGGCGATGATGTGTTCTACATGGATATGCGGGTTCTTCCCCAGTATCCCCTTAAGGATGTTCTGGCCGAAGTGGAGCGGATTATGGCAGAGGTTTCTGCAAAACGGGGGGTTCAGATGAGCTATGAAGCACTCCAGCGGGTAGAATCCAAGGCTACCAGGCCCGATGCTCCCCTGGTACAGTTCCTGTCCCAGGCGGTTAAACAGGTCTATGGGGTGGAAACAAGACCCATCGGTATCGGCGGCGGCACCGTTGGAGCCTATTTACGGAATGTGGGTATCGATTCTGTCGTATGGGGCCGGCTCCACGAGAGTGCCCATCAACCTAATGAATATGCACTCATAGAAAATATCATCGGCGATGCCAAGGTTATGGCCACCCTTATGATGGAACAGCGATAA
- the ribA gene encoding GTP cyclohydrolase II — protein MDAVNLETPCEKAVSREELEKKLKGKPDFILEEHYCQGRNTYCEDAGPCCVELVAHADLPTRFGHFTIYGFYDAKNDKEHTAIVKGSVEDKERVPVRVHSQCHTGDVLGSLRCDCRDQLEAALSYINSQEFGAVIYMKQEGRGIGLLNKIKAYQLQDLGLDTVEANLYLGYPDEGREYSVAAKIIELLGIKSVALLTNNPDKIAKLTSEGIKVVDRIPIVIPPNPYDEAYLNTKRERMKHLI, from the coding sequence ATGGATGCAGTTAATCTTGAAACACCCTGTGAAAAGGCTGTGAGCCGGGAAGAGCTTGAGAAAAAACTCAAGGGCAAACCGGATTTTATTTTAGAAGAACATTATTGCCAGGGCCGGAACACCTATTGTGAAGATGCCGGTCCATGTTGTGTAGAATTAGTGGCCCATGCGGATCTTCCTACCCGTTTCGGTCATTTTACTATATATGGTTTTTATGACGCCAAGAATGACAAGGAGCATACGGCTATTGTCAAAGGTTCTGTAGAGGACAAGGAACGGGTGCCTGTTCGGGTTCATTCACAATGTCATACCGGGGATGTACTCGGGAGTCTCCGCTGTGATTGCCGTGACCAACTCGAAGCAGCCCTTTCTTACATAAATAGTCAGGAGTTTGGGGCGGTTATTTATATGAAGCAGGAAGGCCGGGGTATTGGATTACTGAACAAGATTAAAGCCTACCAACTGCAGGACCTGGGGCTCGATACGGTCGAAGCAAATCTGTATCTTGGTTACCCCGATGAAGGCAGAGAATATTCGGTGGCTGCAAAAATTATTGAACTTCTGGGGATCAAATCGGTGGCGCTCTTAACTAATAATCCTGATAAAATAGCAAAATTAACCAGTGAAGGTATTAAGGTTGTGGATCGCATTCCCATTGTGATACCGCCAAATCCCTATGACGAAGCCTATCTAAATACAAAACGGGAGCGGATGAAGCACCTGATATGA
- a CDS encoding KamA family radical SAM protein translates to MKLITRVSDLPPALADSVTKEESDFVDTLQAKGILPFAVTSYYADLANKEIQASLVAARTSGALNPTSGAQRHGDVLRRQFFPSPEEARILPYELEDPLGEVHFRVAPRLVHQYRDRVLLLANGTCAGYCRHCFRRSWTSTLQGFITPEELEPVKAYLSAHPEVREVLVSGGDPLMGSDNRLAELFTALRDARPGILLRIGSRIPIMAPERITADLVALLRHYRPLRLILHINHSKELALEVRSALSCLIEAGIPVHTQTVLLRGVNDTALELAELFRELLDLGVTPYYLFQGDLAPGTSHFRVNLERALSIYQELTRLISGLGLPAFAVDLPGGGGKVHLHPGCIEGEDEDPSGQVWYLLRSRDNTLWRYPKESN, encoded by the coding sequence ATGAAGCTGATTACCCGTGTTTCAGATCTTCCGCCTGCGTTGGCCGATTCGGTTACCAAGGAGGAGTCAGATTTTGTTGATACGTTGCAGGCAAAAGGTATACTACCCTTTGCGGTTACTTCCTATTATGCTGACCTGGCAAATAAGGAAATCCAGGCTTCTCTTGTAGCGGCTCGTACCTCCGGTGCGTTGAACCCCACATCAGGGGCTCAACGTCATGGTGATGTATTACGCAGGCAGTTTTTTCCCAGTCCCGAAGAAGCGCGCATCTTGCCCTATGAGCTGGAAGATCCCCTTGGGGAAGTTCATTTTCGGGTAGCTCCCAGGCTTGTGCACCAGTATCGGGACCGGGTATTGCTTTTAGCTAATGGTACCTGCGCTGGTTACTGCCGTCATTGTTTTCGCCGTTCCTGGACATCAACCTTGCAGGGCTTTATCACCCCGGAAGAACTCGAACCGGTAAAGGCCTACCTTTCAGCCCACCCTGAGGTGCGGGAAGTACTGGTCTCTGGCGGAGACCCCCTGATGGGGAGCGATAACCGGCTGGCGGAGCTTTTTACAGCCCTTCGGGATGCCCGGCCGGGGATACTGCTCCGAATCGGAAGTCGTATTCCAATTATGGCTCCGGAACGGATCACCGCGGATCTGGTGGCACTGTTGCGGCATTATCGGCCTCTGCGACTCATTCTGCATATCAACCATAGTAAAGAATTGGCTCTCGAAGTCCGCTCAGCCCTTAGCTGCCTTATAGAAGCTGGTATCCCTGTGCATACTCAGACGGTGCTTCTGAGAGGGGTGAATGATACCGCGCTGGAACTTGCGGAACTCTTCCGTGAACTGCTCGACCTTGGGGTGACTCCCTATTACCTCTTCCAGGGGGATCTTGCTCCAGGAACCAGCCACTTCAGGGTAAATCTGGAACGGGCCCTTAGTATCTATCAGGAACTGACCAGGCTTATTTCTGGTCTTGGACTGCCTGCTTTTGCGGTCGATTTACCCGGCGGCGGCGGTAAGGTTCATCTGCATCCAGGATGCATCGAAGGTGAAGATGAGGATCCTTCGGGGCAAGTCTGGTACCTTTTAAGGAGCCGGGATAACACCCTCTGGCGATACCCCAAAGAAAGTAATTAA
- a CDS encoding adenylyltransferase/cytidyltransferase family protein, giving the protein MVDANQTSLAVLDRLDAMTFTWLEWKHMYKTGLTVGKFAPLHRGHQHLIETALKETEHLIVVVYQAKTVTPIPLEVRAGWIRRLYPMVEVLEAPEAPEISGNSPEVRKMHEDFLRSFMAGRTIDVFFSSEPYGDWAAKVLHCDHRIVDRERIRVPISATDIRANREAYSHFLDPIVLADLEKYE; this is encoded by the coding sequence GTGGTGGATGCAAATCAGACCAGTCTTGCGGTGCTAGACCGGCTAGACGCTATGACCTTTACCTGGCTAGAATGGAAACATATGTACAAAACTGGACTGACGGTTGGTAAATTCGCACCCCTCCATCGGGGGCATCAGCATTTAATAGAAACAGCGCTTAAAGAAACCGAACATTTAATCGTGGTGGTATACCAGGCAAAAACAGTTACCCCCATCCCTCTGGAGGTTCGTGCAGGCTGGATCAGAAGGCTCTATCCGATGGTAGAAGTCCTCGAGGCTCCAGAGGCTCCGGAAATCTCAGGGAACAGCCCGGAAGTACGGAAAATGCATGAAGATTTTCTCCGCTCCTTTATGGCAGGCAGAACAATTGATGTATTTTTCTCCAGTGAACCATACGGAGACTGGGCGGCTAAGGTATTACACTGCGACCATAGAATCGTAGACCGGGAACGTATCAGGGTTCCCATATCTGCCACGGACATACGGGCGAACCGGGAAGCCTATTCCCATTTTCTTGATCCCATAGTACTGGCGGACCTGGAAAAGTATGAGTAA
- a CDS encoding BMP family lipoprotein produces the protein MMKKSVIAALVAVAALAFIGCNAKKAAPAASAEKPAVTVRLLTDATGIDDKSFNAAAWRGILEFYGDTWENQSQKGKAYDVVTAQTQDLYIPNLKQASDEKYDLIVVTGFTWSDALGEVAPKYPDQKYMIVDVDWVNAPNVMQVTFSEHEGSYLVGVAAALKAKADGIKNPKFGFIGGIPGPVITKFEVGYVQGIKSVLPDAQIVDYYANDWGKPELAKAQAKNWYDSGVYAIFSAAGGTGNGTIAQAKEYRSQGKNVWAIGVDSDQHDDGLYAEGKSAVLTSMLKRVETATKYGLDAVKNGTFTGNVVVLDIKAGGVGFSTKNAELGADIVNQVEAVRSKIVAGEIKVAATYAEAKQIPGFPANLQAKDSQ, from the coding sequence ATGATGAAGAAATCTGTTATTGCCGCTTTGGTCGCTGTAGCCGCCCTGGCCTTCATTGGCTGTAATGCCAAGAAAGCCGCCCCTGCGGCCAGCGCTGAAAAGCCCGCGGTTACCGTTCGGCTCCTCACCGATGCCACCGGTATCGATGACAAATCCTTTAATGCCGCTGCCTGGCGGGGTATCCTGGAATTCTACGGTGATACCTGGGAAAACCAGAGCCAGAAGGGCAAAGCCTACGATGTGGTTACCGCCCAGACTCAGGACCTCTATATACCCAACTTAAAGCAGGCTTCAGACGAAAAGTATGATCTTATCGTTGTAACCGGCTTTACCTGGTCCGACGCTCTTGGGGAAGTGGCACCCAAATATCCCGATCAGAAATATATGATCGTTGATGTGGACTGGGTTAATGCTCCCAATGTCATGCAGGTAACCTTCTCCGAACATGAAGGCTCCTACCTAGTTGGTGTTGCTGCGGCCCTTAAGGCAAAGGCCGATGGTATCAAAAATCCCAAGTTTGGCTTTATCGGCGGTATCCCCGGGCCAGTTATCACTAAATTCGAAGTTGGTTATGTCCAGGGGATTAAGTCTGTGCTTCCCGATGCCCAGATTGTGGACTATTATGCCAACGACTGGGGTAAGCCTGAACTGGCAAAAGCCCAGGCTAAAAACTGGTACGATTCGGGGGTTTATGCCATCTTCTCTGCCGCTGGCGGTACCGGCAACGGAACCATTGCACAGGCTAAGGAATACCGCTCCCAGGGTAAAAATGTCTGGGCCATCGGTGTCGATTCGGATCAGCATGATGATGGTCTCTATGCCGAAGGAAAATCCGCTGTTCTTACCTCTATGTTAAAACGGGTTGAAACCGCAACAAAATATGGTCTTGATGCGGTCAAAAACGGCACCTTTACAGGCAATGTGGTTGTTTTGGATATCAAAGCTGGCGGTGTCGGCTTCTCTACAAAAAATGCCGAGCTGGGTGCGGATATTGTAAACCAGGTCGAAGCAGTCCGTTCTAAGATCGTCGCTGGCGAGATTAAGGTTGCCGCAACCTATGCAGAAGCCAAACAGATACCTGGCTTCCCGGCTAACCTGCAGGCTAAGGATTCCCAGTAG
- a CDS encoding ABC transporter ATP-binding protein yields the protein MENYAIEMTDITKIFPGVIANDHVHFQVAQGEIHALLGENGAGKSTLMSILFGLYESDSGQIKIRGQEVRIRNPNDATALKIGMVHQHFKLVHNFTVTENIVLGLESRNILGNLDVRKAEKRVQELSDLYGLAVDPRSRIESITVGMQQRVEILKILYRDADILIFDEPTAVLTPQEIDELIEILHRLKAEGKTIVFITHKLKEIKAAADRCTVLRRGKYIGTVDVKETTEHQLAEMMVGRSVSFKIDKQPPRIGEVVLQIENLTVLGAKGVPAVRSLNLEVRSGEIVGIAGVDGNGQSELVSAIAGLLPVKSGRVLLKGKEITHSRIRDRIESGLGLVPEDRHKHGLILDFRIDENLIVKSFRKPPFSNTYGFLQFDAIGEHARRLITEFDIRAGSGPATPAKSMSGGNQQKAVIAREIDLSPELLIVAQPTRGLDVGAIEYIHRRIVEERDKGRAILLVSFELDEVMNLCDRIAALSKGEIVGIVQAEYADERQIGAMMAGMVMEGSSHA from the coding sequence ATGGAAAACTATGCAATTGAAATGACGGATATCACCAAAATTTTCCCCGGGGTTATCGCCAACGATCATGTCCATTTTCAAGTTGCCCAGGGGGAAATTCATGCCCTGCTTGGTGAAAACGGAGCGGGCAAGTCCACCCTGATGTCGATCCTCTTCGGCCTGTACGAGAGCGACAGCGGTCAGATAAAAATTCGGGGACAGGAAGTCCGGATCCGTAACCCCAATGATGCAACGGCCCTGAAAATCGGGATGGTTCATCAGCATTTTAAATTGGTACATAATTTTACGGTTACTGAAAATATAGTGCTTGGGCTAGAAAGCCGGAACATACTGGGCAACCTAGATGTCCGCAAGGCAGAAAAACGGGTCCAGGAACTCTCCGACCTCTATGGCCTCGCGGTAGACCCCCGGTCCCGGATCGAATCCATCACGGTCGGCATGCAGCAGCGGGTGGAAATACTGAAAATTCTCTATCGCGATGCGGACATCCTCATCTTCGATGAACCCACCGCGGTCCTCACCCCCCAGGAGATTGATGAACTTATCGAAATTCTCCATCGCCTAAAAGCAGAAGGCAAAACCATTGTATTCATCACCCATAAACTTAAGGAAATAAAGGCCGCCGCCGATCGTTGTACGGTTCTGCGCCGGGGGAAATATATCGGCACCGTAGATGTTAAGGAAACCACCGAGCATCAGCTGGCGGAAATGATGGTGGGCCGTTCAGTCAGTTTTAAGATTGATAAACAGCCGCCCCGTATCGGCGAGGTGGTCTTGCAGATCGAAAACCTTACGGTGCTGGGTGCAAAGGGCGTCCCAGCGGTGCGTTCCCTGAACCTGGAAGTAAGATCCGGCGAAATTGTCGGCATCGCCGGTGTGGATGGCAACGGCCAATCCGAACTTGTATCGGCAATCGCAGGCCTTTTGCCGGTAAAGTCCGGCAGGGTGCTTCTTAAGGGCAAGGAAATTACCCACAGCCGCATCCGGGACCGAATAGAAAGCGGCCTGGGTTTAGTGCCTGAGGACCGGCACAAACATGGGCTTATTCTGGACTTCAGGATTGATGAAAACCTCATTGTGAAAAGTTTCCGTAAGCCCCCATTCTCCAACACCTATGGCTTTCTCCAGTTCGATGCCATAGGGGAACATGCCCGGCGGCTCATCACCGAGTTTGATATCCGGGCTGGCAGTGGACCCGCCACCCCAGCCAAATCCATGTCAGGGGGCAACCAGCAAAAGGCAGTCATTGCCCGGGAAATAGACCTGTCGCCGGAACTCCTCATTGTGGCCCAGCCGACCCGGGGCCTCGATGTGGGGGCCATAGAGTACATTCATCGCCGCATTGTAGAAGAACGGGACAAGGGCCGGGCCATACTCCTGGTGTCCTTTGAGCTCGATGAGGTAATGAACCTGTGCGACCGGATTGCAGCCCTTTCGAAGGGTGAAATAGTCGGTATCGTACAGGCAGAATATGCTGATGAACGGCAAATCGGGGCTATGATGGCTGGAATGGTTATGGAGGGAAGCTCCCATGCGTAA
- a CDS encoding ABC transporter permease, protein MRNTKKVTVTDRFLDFITRSEAMVSIVVVVLGFFVGTILVLLVGRNPSGMYSAITQVLTGWDLRRGTWNARYIGEWLVMSLPLILCGLSVAFAGRTGLFNIGAEGQYVAGLTAAQFVALFGPQIPFLHWILAILAALVVGALWGGIVGILKAKYSVSEVVATIMLNYVAYFTSRVLTMMIPGANTYRTPTYPQTARLASPFLEQLTNGSRLNYGLYLALISVLFFWIVIGKTRLGFSLRATGLNKEAARYAGINVNASITTAMAISGAFAGLAGAVVALGAFNYGRVLGGLDGYGFDGIAVALVGNSTAWGTALSGLLFGMLKSAQPLMQSRQIPKEITAIIMGLVVVFISLRAGVRMLMEWRMKEQAKKGRVIE, encoded by the coding sequence ATGCGTAACACAAAAAAAGTTACTGTTACTGACCGGTTCCTGGACTTTATTACCCGCTCAGAAGCAATGGTTTCCATTGTTGTTGTTGTACTCGGTTTTTTTGTCGGAACTATCCTGGTGCTCCTTGTGGGCAGGAACCCCTCAGGTATGTATTCAGCCATAACTCAGGTACTTACCGGCTGGGACCTGCGGCGGGGTACCTGGAATGCCCGCTATATTGGAGAATGGCTGGTCATGTCCCTGCCTCTCATACTGTGTGGACTGTCTGTAGCCTTTGCAGGACGGACGGGACTCTTTAACATTGGAGCAGAAGGCCAGTATGTGGCAGGGCTCACTGCGGCCCAGTTTGTGGCCCTCTTCGGCCCCCAGATTCCCTTTCTTCACTGGATTCTGGCCATACTGGCCGCCCTTGTGGTGGGAGCCCTCTGGGGCGGTATTGTGGGTATCTTAAAAGCTAAGTACAGTGTTTCCGAGGTAGTGGCCACCATAATGCTCAACTATGTGGCCTATTTCACATCCCGGGTGCTTACCATGATGATCCCCGGGGCAAACACCTACCGGACCCCCACCTATCCCCAGACCGCCCGGCTTGCGAGCCCCTTCCTGGAACAGCTAACCAACGGCTCGCGGCTGAACTATGGGCTGTATCTGGCTCTTATTTCAGTACTTTTTTTCTGGATTGTCATCGGCAAGACCCGGCTCGGCTTCTCCCTCCGGGCAACGGGGCTTAATAAGGAAGCCGCCCGCTATGCGGGGATTAATGTAAACGCCAGCATCACCACCGCTATGGCTATTTCGGGGGCCTTCGCCGGCCTTGCAGGGGCGGTGGTTGCTCTGGGGGCCTTTAATTACGGCCGGGTTTTAGGCGGCCTGGACGGGTACGGCTTCGACGGCATAGCGGTGGCCCTGGTGGGCAACAGTACTGCCTGGGGAACCGCCCTGTCGGGACTGCTTTTTGGCATGCTTAAATCGGCCCAGCCCCTCATGCAGTCCCGGCAAATCCCTAAAGAAATTACCGCCATCATCATGGGTCTCGTGGTTGTCTTTATCTCCCTGCGGGCAGGGGTTCGAATGCTCATGGAATGGCGGATGAAGGAACAGGCAAAGAAAGGACGGGTAATCGAATGA